From one Bacteroides fragilis NCTC 9343 genomic stretch:
- the rpmB gene encoding 50S ribosomal protein L28, translating into MSKICQITGKKAMIGNNVSHSKRRTKRTFDLNLFNKKFYYVEQDCWISLSLCAAGLRIINKKGLDAALNDAVAKGYCDWKTIKVVG; encoded by the coding sequence ATGTCGAAGATTTGTCAAATTACCGGAAAGAAAGCCATGATTGGCAACAATGTTTCACACTCAAAGAGAAGAACTAAAAGAACCTTTGATTTGAACTTGTTTAACAAAAAGTTCTACTATGTAGAACAGGACTGCTGGATCAGCCTGAGCCTCTGTGCCGCTGGTTTGCGTATTATTAATAAAAAAGGTTTGGACGCTGCTTTGAATGATGCGGTTGCCAAAGGGTATTGTGATTGGAAAACCATTAAAGTTGTTGGCTAA
- a CDS encoding CinA family nicotinamide mononucleotide deamidase-related protein: MFAEIITIGDELLIGQVTDTNSTWMGRELNKVGIEVIRVVSVRDRADEIIEAVDASMKRADIVLVTGGLGPTKDDITKQTLCKYFGTRLIFSEAVFENVKRVLAGKIPMNALNKSQAMVPEDCIVINNRVGSASVSWFEKDGKVLVSMPGVPQEMTTVMSEEVIPRLCAKFRTDAIVHRTFTVQNYPESVLAEKLESWEMALPACLKLAYLPKPGLIRLRLTGRGQNRSEVEACVNTESAKLEAILGEDILDEEDTPIEILIGELLKKKNLTLSTAESCTGGSIAARITSVAGSSEYFKGSIVAYANEVKTELLGVSMETLEKRGAVSEETVIEMVKGAMKALKTDCAVATSGIAGPSGGTEEKPVGTVWIAAAYKSEICTMKQETNRGREMNVERASNNALLLLRKLVK, from the coding sequence ATGTTTGCGGAGATAATAACCATTGGTGATGAACTGTTGATAGGACAGGTGACTGATACCAATTCGACATGGATGGGGCGCGAATTAAATAAAGTAGGTATAGAGGTGATTCGTGTCGTGTCTGTACGAGATCGGGCAGATGAGATTATTGAAGCTGTAGATGCTTCGATGAAAAGGGCAGATATTGTACTAGTGACAGGGGGCTTGGGACCCACCAAAGATGATATTACCAAACAGACTCTTTGCAAATACTTCGGTACCAGACTGATCTTTAGCGAGGCTGTCTTTGAAAACGTAAAACGCGTATTGGCGGGAAAAATACCGATGAATGCGTTGAATAAAAGTCAGGCAATGGTACCTGAAGATTGCATCGTTATTAATAATCGGGTAGGGAGTGCTTCTGTCAGTTGGTTTGAGAAAGATGGTAAGGTACTTGTTTCTATGCCGGGAGTTCCTCAGGAAATGACCACTGTGATGAGTGAAGAGGTTATTCCACGTTTGTGTGCAAAGTTTCGTACGGATGCAATTGTTCATCGAACATTTACTGTACAAAACTATCCCGAATCGGTGTTGGCTGAGAAATTGGAATCTTGGGAAATGGCATTACCTGCTTGTCTAAAACTGGCTTATTTACCAAAACCGGGTTTGATTCGTTTAAGATTGACGGGACGCGGGCAGAATCGTAGCGAGGTAGAAGCTTGTGTAAATACTGAGAGTGCCAAACTTGAGGCAATTTTAGGAGAAGATATTTTGGATGAGGAAGATACTCCAATTGAAATTTTGATAGGCGAACTTTTAAAGAAGAAGAATTTGACTCTTTCTACCGCAGAAAGTTGTACCGGTGGAAGCATTGCAGCCCGTATAACTTCGGTTGCCGGCAGTTCGGAATATTTTAAAGGAAGCATAGTAGCGTATGCCAATGAAGTAAAGACGGAGTTGCTGGGTGTATCGATGGAAACGCTTGAAAAAAGAGGCGCGGTAAGTGAGGAAACGGTGATTGAAATGGTAAAAGGTGCGATGAAAGCGCTAAAAACTGACTGTGCTGTAGCTACGTCTGGAATCGCAGGTCCCAGCGGGGGGACTGAAGAGAAGCCCGTTGGTACAGTTTGGATTGCTGCTGCCTATAAAAGTGAAATTTGCACTATGAAGCAGGAAACTAATCGTGGAAGAGAGATGAATGTGGAGAGAGCAAGCAATAATGCCCTTCTATTGCTTCGAAAATTGGTGAAATGA
- the tsaD gene encoding tRNA (adenosine(37)-N6)-threonylcarbamoyltransferase complex transferase subunit TsaD, whose amino-acid sequence MSTIILGIESSCDDTSAAVIKDGYLLSNVVSSQAVHEAYGGVVPELASRAHQQNIVPVVHEALKRAGVTKEELSAVAFTRGPGLMGSLLVGVSFAKGFARSLNIPMIDVNHLTGHVLAHFIKEEGEANEQPDFPFLCLLVSGGNSQIILVKAYNDMEILGQTIDDAAGEAIDKCSKVMGLGYPGGPIIDRLARQGNPKAYTFSKPHISGLDYSFSGLKTSFLYSLRDWMKEDPDFIEHHKNDLAASLEATVVDILMDKLRKAAKQYKINEVAVAGGVSANNGLRNAFREHAEKYGWKIFIPKFSYTTDNAAMIAITGYFKYQDKDFCSIEQPAYSRVTL is encoded by the coding sequence ATGAGTACAATTATATTAGGAATTGAATCTTCCTGTGACGATACATCAGCTGCAGTTATTAAAGATGGTTATTTGTTATCGAATGTGGTATCTAGCCAGGCTGTACACGAAGCTTATGGTGGAGTAGTACCGGAATTGGCATCGCGTGCTCACCAACAGAATATAGTACCTGTGGTGCATGAAGCGTTGAAGCGTGCAGGAGTGACCAAGGAAGAGCTGAGTGCGGTAGCCTTTACAAGGGGGCCTGGGTTGATGGGGTCATTGCTGGTTGGAGTATCTTTTGCAAAGGGTTTTGCACGTTCATTAAATATCCCGATGATTGATGTTAATCATCTGACAGGACACGTGTTAGCGCATTTTATTAAAGAGGAAGGAGAAGCAAATGAACAGCCCGATTTTCCATTCCTTTGTTTGCTGGTATCCGGAGGTAATTCTCAAATTATATTGGTGAAAGCATATAATGATATGGAGATTCTGGGACAGACTATTGACGATGCTGCCGGAGAAGCAATTGATAAATGTTCGAAAGTAATGGGACTTGGTTATCCGGGGGGACCTATAATTGACCGTTTGGCACGTCAGGGCAATCCGAAGGCTTATACTTTTAGTAAACCTCATATTTCTGGTTTGGATTATAGTTTTAGCGGATTGAAAACGTCGTTTCTTTACTCTCTGCGTGATTGGATGAAAGAGGATCCCGATTTCATCGAACACCATAAGAACGATTTGGCAGCTTCGCTTGAAGCAACGGTAGTAGACATTTTGATGGATAAACTTCGTAAAGCAGCCAAACAATATAAAATTAATGAAGTGGCTGTAGCGGGCGGTGTCTCTGCTAACAACGGTTTGCGTAATGCCTTTCGTGAGCATGCAGAGAAATATGGTTGGAAAATTTTTATTCCCAAGTTCAGCTATACTACAGATAATGCCGCAATGATCGCTATCACCGGATATTTTAAATATCAGGATAAAGATTTCTGCTCTATAGAACAGCCTGCTTATTCACGTGTAACTTTGTAA
- a CDS encoding translocation/assembly module TamB domain-containing protein — protein sequence MIKVGFITNYFIFLFSKSKQPPIRTLKKTVRWVIGIILGIYIGTIILLNIPYIQRNMTTFVTKELSRTLGTELTIGKIDIGLLNRIIIDDVLLDDQSGKEMLKITRLSAKFDIIPLFNGKITISSVQLFGFNINLNKPAPHMEPNFKFVLDAFASKDTVKTKKDIDLRINSILIRRGKLSYDVLSEEETPGKFNPQHIKLHNIIANISLKALQNDSINAAIKRLSVDEQSGFELRKLSLKVIANNKGMKIENFAIEMPGTEMKMDTIRMEYDSLKALNHFADNVRFSFRTLPSHVTLNDISAFVPALSNFKEKLDLNIDVEGTLNQLNCRTLEINAGDKFRLKGDVSLQDLSRPQDAYVYGHLANLSANKEGIGFLVRNLSPHYNGVPPVLQHLGNTSFHGEISGYFTDLVMYGLFRTDIGSVQTDLKLSSDKAKALFSYSGGVKTTDFELGQLLGNKQLGKTTFNLDVRGNHYKSQYPSITLKGLIASLEYSNYKYENITLDGEFKRGGFDGKVALNDENGSVHLNGNINVVEKVPTFNFNAVIDKIRPHDLNLTKEYPDAEFSLKLKANFRGGSIDEMMGEINIDSLQFTAPEKSYFLDNINITATRQDKENQLKLTSSFLKASIEGNYLYHTLPASVMNIMRRYIPSLIQPDKKPIKTNNNFSFDIHIFNTELLSTVFDIPLKIYSHSTVKGYFNDQAQRLRVEGYFPRLQYQNTFIESGLVLCENPTDQFKAKVRFNNLKKESAVSISLDAQAKNDTINANINWGNNAISTYSGRLSAAASFFRAAEEKSPLKTVVDIKQTDIILNDTLWQVHPSQVVVDSGKIDVNDFYFSHQDRHIRINGRISEQAKDTLKVELKDINVGYVFDVVNFDDVDFKGDATGTAYASGILKEPVMNTRLHFKNFTFNDASLGAMDIYGAWKNDMRAIFLDAHMEEEGVSKTHVIGHVYPLKPESKLDLNIETEHTNIQFLQYFMRSIVEDLHGRTSGKAHFYGKFKALNIEGNLMTDASLKIGILNTSFTVTDTIRLSTSGISFDNIRIADMEGHQGTMNGKLNFRHFRDLSYHFEFNVNNMLLMNTKENSDINFYGKVYGTGNAMLIGNPQELQVNAAVTTNRNTNFVYITNATASAASNQFIKFVDKTPRRFVQDSINVMSEYDRLQQEMEEEESKTDIRLNLLIDATPDATMKIIMDPIAGDYISGKGSGNIRTEFFNKGDVKMFGNYRINQGIYKFSLQEVIRKDFIIKDGSSITFNGPPLDATLDIQASYTVNSASLNDLIPDASETITQQPNVKVNCIMNLTGILWRPNIKLGIELPNERDEIQTLVRNYISTDEQMNMQILYLLGIGKFYPQESTGGTQNSNMTSSALFSTLSGQLNNLLSQVFDNNNWNIGTNLSTGDKGWTDMEIEGILSGQLLNNRLLINGNFGYRDNPLANTNFIGDFEAEWLLNRSGDIRLKAYNETNDRYYTRTNLTTQGIGIMYKKDFNKWSELLFWNKWKLRNLRRKQAAAKDSIPNDSVKETQKAKSEMKREHPM from the coding sequence ATGATAAAAGTAGGATTCATAACGAACTATTTTATATTTTTGTTCTCAAAATCAAAACAACCGCCTATCAGAACGCTGAAGAAGACTGTACGTTGGGTTATCGGTATCATATTAGGTATATATATCGGAACTATTATTTTGCTGAATATTCCATATATTCAGCGAAATATGACTACGTTTGTCACAAAAGAACTATCCCGGACTTTGGGTACAGAACTGACTATCGGTAAGATAGACATTGGATTATTAAACCGTATCATTATAGATGATGTATTGCTCGACGATCAATCGGGAAAAGAAATGCTCAAAATTACACGTCTTTCTGCCAAATTTGATATTATTCCTTTATTCAACGGAAAAATCACAATCAGCAGCGTGCAGTTATTTGGCTTTAATATCAACTTGAATAAGCCCGCTCCGCACATGGAGCCAAATTTTAAATTCGTCTTGGACGCATTTGCATCCAAAGATACAGTAAAAACAAAAAAGGACATTGATCTACGTATTAATTCCATATTAATACGCCGTGGTAAACTATCCTACGACGTATTATCGGAAGAAGAAACGCCCGGAAAGTTTAACCCGCAACATATCAAACTACACAATATCATTGCCAACATTTCACTCAAGGCACTTCAAAACGATTCGATCAATGCAGCCATCAAACGCCTGAGTGTAGACGAACAATCGGGCTTTGAACTACGAAAGTTGAGCCTGAAAGTCATTGCTAATAACAAAGGCATGAAAATAGAAAATTTCGCAATAGAAATGCCGGGTACCGAAATGAAAATGGATACTATCCGAATGGAATATGACAGTTTGAAAGCACTCAACCATTTTGCCGATAACGTTCGCTTCTCTTTCCGTACTTTACCATCTCATGTGACTTTGAATGACATTTCAGCTTTTGTCCCGGCATTATCCAATTTTAAAGAAAAACTAGATCTCAACATTGATGTAGAAGGTACGCTCAATCAACTGAATTGCAGAACATTGGAAATCAACGCAGGAGATAAGTTCCGACTAAAAGGAGATGTATCTTTACAAGACTTATCACGTCCTCAAGACGCTTACGTTTATGGACATCTGGCCAATCTCTCTGCCAACAAAGAGGGAATCGGATTTTTAGTGCGCAATCTAAGCCCGCACTACAATGGCGTTCCCCCTGTATTACAACACTTAGGAAATACCTCTTTTCATGGTGAAATATCAGGGTACTTTACAGACTTGGTTATGTACGGCCTGTTCCGTACTGACATAGGCTCCGTCCAAACCGACTTAAAGCTTAGTTCCGATAAAGCTAAAGCGCTGTTTTCTTATTCAGGAGGCGTAAAGACCACCGATTTTGAGTTAGGGCAACTGCTAGGAAACAAGCAATTGGGCAAGACTACCTTTAATCTGGATGTCCGAGGAAACCACTACAAGAGCCAATATCCTTCCATTACGTTAAAAGGTTTGATAGCATCCCTCGAATACAGTAATTATAAATATGAAAACATCACGCTGGACGGAGAATTCAAACGCGGTGGTTTTGACGGTAAAGTGGCATTGAATGACGAAAACGGTTCGGTACATTTAAACGGCAACATCAATGTAGTCGAAAAAGTCCCTACTTTTAACTTCAATGCAGTCATAGACAAAATACGTCCACACGACCTGAATCTGACAAAGGAGTATCCGGATGCAGAATTTTCTTTGAAGCTAAAAGCTAATTTCCGGGGTGGTTCCATCGATGAAATGATGGGTGAAATCAATATAGACAGCTTACAATTTACCGCACCAGAGAAGAGCTATTTTCTGGATAATATCAACATCACTGCAACCCGCCAAGATAAAGAGAACCAATTGAAACTAACCTCCAGTTTCTTAAAAGCAAGTATCGAAGGCAATTACCTGTATCATACGCTTCCGGCAAGTGTTATGAACATTATGCGGCGATATATTCCTTCACTAATTCAACCGGATAAAAAGCCTATTAAAACCAATAATAACTTTAGTTTCGATATTCACATATTTAATACAGAACTGTTGTCGACAGTATTTGACATCCCATTGAAAATATATTCACACTCGACTGTGAAAGGTTACTTCAACGATCAGGCACAACGCTTGCGTGTAGAAGGCTATTTTCCACGTTTACAATATCAAAACACGTTTATCGAGTCAGGTTTGGTACTTTGTGAGAATCCTACCGATCAGTTCAAAGCAAAGGTCCGGTTCAATAACCTAAAGAAAGAAAGTGCTGTAAGCATCTCTCTGGACGCACAAGCCAAGAATGACACTATAAATGCCAATATCAACTGGGGTAACAATGCCATCAGTACTTATAGCGGACGACTATCTGCCGCCGCCAGTTTCTTCCGCGCAGCCGAAGAAAAGTCCCCACTGAAAACTGTCGTAGATATTAAACAGACAGACATCATCCTGAATGATACTCTATGGCAGGTTCATCCGTCACAAGTTGTCGTCGATTCAGGAAAAATAGATGTGAATGATTTCTATTTTTCACATCAGGACCGTCATATCCGTATCAATGGACGCATTTCAGAACAAGCCAAAGATACATTAAAAGTAGAACTAAAGGACATCAATGTAGGCTACGTGTTCGATGTGGTAAACTTTGACGATGTGGACTTCAAAGGAGACGCTACGGGAACAGCATATGCCAGTGGCATTTTAAAAGAACCGGTCATGAACACCCGCCTGCATTTTAAAAACTTCACCTTTAATGATGCCTCGTTGGGGGCTATGGATATTTACGGTGCGTGGAAGAACGACATGCGTGCTATCTTTCTTGATGCACACATGGAAGAAGAAGGAGTGTCGAAGACGCATGTCATCGGGCATGTCTATCCGTTAAAACCGGAAAGCAAACTAGACTTGAATATAGAGACGGAGCATACGAATATCCAATTTCTCCAATACTTCATGCGTTCCATTGTTGAAGACCTGCATGGACGTACTAGTGGTAAAGCCCATTTCTACGGAAAGTTCAAGGCACTCAATATCGAAGGAAACCTGATGACGGACGCATCCTTAAAAATAGGAATACTGAATACTTCGTTCACCGTAACAGACACCATCCGTTTGTCCACCAGTGGCATTAGCTTCGATAATATACGCATAGCAGATATGGAAGGACATCAGGGTACTATGAACGGCAAACTGAATTTCCGGCATTTCAGGGACCTAAGTTATCATTTCGAATTCAACGTAAACAACATGTTACTTATGAATACGAAAGAAAATTCGGATATTAACTTTTACGGAAAAGTATATGGAACCGGTAATGCAATGTTGATTGGAAACCCGCAGGAATTACAAGTCAATGCAGCTGTCACTACCAATCGTAACACCAATTTTGTCTATATAACCAACGCAACAGCTTCAGCAGCCAGCAACCAGTTTATTAAGTTTGTCGATAAAACGCCCCGCAGGTTTGTGCAGGATTCCATTAATGTAATGTCAGAATACGATCGGTTACAGCAAGAGATGGAAGAGGAAGAATCCAAAACGGATATTCGACTGAACCTGTTGATAGATGCTACTCCGGATGCTACAATGAAAATTATCATGGACCCTATTGCCGGAGATTACATCAGCGGTAAAGGCTCCGGCAACATACGTACAGAGTTCTTTAATAAAGGAGATGTGAAAATGTTCGGTAATTACCGTATCAACCAAGGTATCTACAAATTCAGTTTACAAGAGGTCATCCGCAAAGATTTTATCATTAAAGACGGAAGCAGCATCACTTTCAACGGTCCCCCATTGGATGCGACACTTGACATTCAGGCTAGTTACACGGTAAATTCAGCTTCACTGAACGACCTGATTCCCGATGCTTCGGAAACAATTACCCAACAACCTAATGTGAAAGTGAATTGCATCATGAATCTGACAGGAATTCTCTGGCGTCCTAACATCAAGTTGGGAATTGAACTCCCCAATGAACGGGACGAGATACAGACACTGGTACGCAATTATATCAGTACAGACGAACAGATGAACATGCAAATTCTCTACCTGTTGGGCATTGGCAAGTTCTATCCGCAGGAAAGTACCGGAGGTACCCAAAACTCCAACATGACATCATCGGCCCTGTTCTCTACCCTATCCGGACAGTTAAACAATCTGTTGTCACAAGTATTCGATAACAACAACTGGAACATCGGCACTAATCTCAGTACAGGTGACAAGGGCTGGACGGACATGGAAATAGAAGGCATCTTATCCGGGCAGTTGCTGAACAACCGCTTGCTAATCAACGGGAATTTCGGCTACCGGGACAATCCATTGGCAAATACCAACTTCATTGGAGACTTTGAAGCAGAATGGTTACTCAACCGTTCGGGAGACATACGCCTAAAAGCATACAATGAAACGAATGACCGCTATTATACGCGAACCAACCTGACTACACAAGGAATCGGTATCATGTATAAAAAGGACTTCAATAAATGGAGTGAGCTTCTTTTTTGGAATAAATGGAAACTGAGAAACCTGAGACGGAAGCAAGCTGCCGCTAAGGACAGCATACCGAATGATTCGGTGAAAGAGACCCAAAAAGCGAAATCGGAAATGAAAAGAGAGCATCCAATGTAA
- a CDS encoding YccF domain-containing protein produces MNPLLNLIWLLCGGIFTAIEYLISSLLMMITIIGIPFGFQTLKLAGLALWPFGKEVRSTPDSGGCLSIIMNIIWLFLGGIWISLSHLGWGILLCITIIGIPFGKQHFKLAGLALTPFGKVIVDKSF; encoded by the coding sequence ATGAATCCATTGTTAAATCTTATCTGGCTGCTTTGTGGCGGCATCTTTACTGCGATAGAATATCTTATTTCAAGTCTTTTAATGATGATTACCATTATTGGTATTCCATTCGGCTTTCAGACATTGAAATTGGCCGGACTTGCTTTATGGCCATTTGGCAAAGAGGTGAGAAGTACTCCTGATTCTGGAGGTTGCCTCAGTATCATAATGAATATCATCTGGTTGTTTCTAGGTGGAATTTGGATCAGCCTCTCTCACTTGGGATGGGGGATTTTGCTTTGTATTACCATTATCGGTATACCGTTCGGAAAGCAGCACTTTAAGTTAGCCGGACTCGCTTTGACTCCTTTCGGAAAGGTGATTGTCGACAAAAGTTTCTAA
- the proS gene encoding proline--tRNA ligase: MAKELKDLTKRSENYSQWYNDLVVKADLAEQSAVRGCMVIKPYGYAIWEKMQRQLDDMFKETGHVNAYFPLLIPKSFLSREAEHVEGFAKECAVVTHYRLKNAEDGSGVVVDPAAKLEEELIIRPTSETIIWNTYKNWIQSYRDLPILCNQWANVFRWEMRTRLFLRTAEFLWQEGHTAHATREEAEEEAIRMLNVYAEFAEKYMAVPVVKGVKSANERFAGALDTYTIEAMMQDGKALQSGTSHFLGQNFAKAFDVQFVNKENKLEYVWATSWGVSTRLMGALIMTHSDDNGLVLPPHLAPIQVVIVPIYKNDEQLKLIDAKVEGIVARLKQLGISVKYDNADNKRPGFKFADYELKGVPVRLVMGGRDLENNTMEVMRRDTLEKETVTCDGIETYVQNLLEEIQANIYKKARTYRDSRITTVDSYDEFKEKIEEGGFILAHWDGTVETEEKIKEETKATIRCIPFESFVEGDKEPGKCMVTGKPSACRVIFARSY; encoded by the coding sequence ATGGCAAAAGAACTGAAAGACCTGACCAAACGCAGCGAAAACTATTCGCAGTGGTACAATGATTTGGTGGTGAAAGCCGATTTGGCAGAACAATCGGCTGTGCGTGGATGTATGGTGATTAAGCCTTACGGATACGCTATTTGGGAGAAAATGCAGCGTCAGCTGGACGACATGTTTAAAGAAACCGGACACGTTAATGCTTATTTCCCGTTGCTGATTCCGAAATCATTTCTGAGTCGTGAAGCTGAACACGTAGAAGGCTTTGCCAAGGAGTGTGCCGTAGTAACACATTATCGCCTGAAAAATGCCGAAGATGGTTCGGGTGTGGTGGTCGATCCTGCTGCAAAATTGGAAGAAGAGTTGATTATTCGTCCGACTTCTGAAACAATCATTTGGAATACTTATAAAAACTGGATCCAGTCATATCGTGATCTGCCTATTTTATGTAATCAGTGGGCTAACGTTTTCCGTTGGGAAATGCGTACGCGATTATTCCTCCGGACTGCGGAATTCTTGTGGCAGGAAGGTCATACAGCACACGCAACGCGCGAAGAGGCGGAAGAAGAGGCTATCCGTATGTTGAATGTATACGCCGAATTTGCAGAGAAGTATATGGCAGTTCCGGTAGTTAAAGGTGTGAAATCGGCTAATGAGCGCTTTGCCGGTGCACTTGACACGTATACCATCGAGGCAATGATGCAGGATGGTAAGGCATTGCAGAGTGGTACTTCACACTTCTTGGGACAGAATTTCGCAAAAGCATTCGATGTTCAATTTGTAAATAAAGAGAACAAGCTTGAATATGTATGGGCTACCTCTTGGGGTGTTTCTACCCGTCTGATGGGGGCACTGATCATGACTCACTCGGATGATAACGGTCTGGTACTTCCTCCGCATCTGGCTCCGATCCAAGTAGTGATCGTTCCTATCTATAAGAATGACGAGCAGTTGAAGCTGATTGATGCTAAGGTAGAAGGTATTGTGGCAAGATTGAAGCAATTGGGCATTTCAGTGAAATATGATAATGCTGACAATAAACGTCCGGGCTTTAAATTTGCCGATTATGAATTGAAGGGTGTGCCTGTCCGTCTGGTGATGGGTGGACGTGACTTGGAGAACAATACGATGGAGGTAATGCGTCGTGATACTCTGGAAAAAGAGACTGTGACTTGCGATGGAATTGAGACGTATGTTCAGAATCTGCTGGAAGAGATCCAAGCTAACATCTATAAGAAAGCGCGTACTTATCGTGACTCACGTATCACTACGGTGGATAGCTATGATGAGTTTAAGGAGAAAATCGAAGAAGGCGGCTTTATCCTGGCTCACTGGGATGGAACAGTGGAGACGGAGGAAAAGATCAAAGAGGAGACAAAGGCGACGATTCGTTGCATTCCGTTCGAGTCGTTTGTTGAAGGTGACAAAGAGCCGGGTAAGTGTATGGTGACAGGAAAACCGTCTGCTTGCCGTGTGATATTTGCTCGTTCTTATTAA
- a CDS encoding TIGR02757 family protein: MKQELKEKLLLLADKYEVKEFIMDDPIQFPHRYTDKADIEISGLIASWIATGNRKAIIKSGDRIDHELFLNAPYRYILSEEWRKYRGVTSSFYRYYSWNDFYILCQTLYAAYREHGDLESYLCHSLSSGTPLERLQSVFGHINGMPALSSASEAKKMCMFLRWMIRRDSPVDLGIWRSFSPSDLIIPLDTHVHRISTDLGLTNARKCLKTARCITDALREIWPDDPVKGDFALFGFGINEPVKS; encoded by the coding sequence ATGAAACAAGAACTAAAGGAAAAGCTTTTGCTTTTAGCGGATAAATATGAGGTGAAAGAATTTATTATGGACGATCCGATACAGTTTCCCCATCGGTATACTGATAAAGCTGATATTGAGATCTCCGGACTGATCGCTTCCTGGATCGCTACCGGTAATAGAAAGGCCATTATCAAAAGTGGTGACCGGATTGATCACGAGCTTTTCCTGAATGCTCCATATCGATATATATTAAGTGAAGAATGGAGGAAATATCGAGGAGTAACATCCAGTTTTTATCGCTATTACTCCTGGAATGATTTCTATATACTCTGCCAGACTTTGTATGCTGCCTACCGGGAGCATGGAGATCTGGAATCCTATTTGTGCCATTCTCTCTCTTCCGGTACGCCATTGGAAAGATTGCAATCGGTGTTCGGACATATCAATGGGATGCCTGCTTTGTCAAGTGCTTCCGAAGCAAAGAAAATGTGTATGTTTCTGCGTTGGATGATTCGTAGGGATTCTCCTGTCGACCTCGGTATTTGGCGGAGTTTCAGTCCCTCAGATCTAATTATCCCTCTTGACACTCATGTACATCGCATCTCGACTGATCTTGGATTGACCAATGCACGTAAATGCCTGAAAACAGCACGTTGCATTACTGATGCGTTGCGGGAGATATGGCCGGATGATCCGGTAAAGGGAGATTTTGCTCTTTTCGGATTTGGTATCAATGAACCGGTGAAAAGTTAG